The Apium graveolens cultivar Ventura chromosome 10, ASM990537v1, whole genome shotgun sequence nucleotide sequence tatgattatcaaaataatttggaaacaagacgtcctttaataaaactttattgcagatgataaaatctctttgattgacttataaaatccatattggtgtaggtACTAATCTCTTCTTCATTCCACCTCCTTTTTTTCCTTTCCTTTCTttcttctctttgctctatcttaaatcttAAGTTCTTAAAACGTTCTCCTtacttgtccatacaaataactttttatttctcttatCCATTATAAAGGgaatattcatccaagtaaagcctcacgCACTTGCAGCAATtcctgaattctactggtgtccttacttTTTCCCAATTCCTCATTACTTTGATTTTGGATTTGAAaatcacatcaaaatttgacttaatctaattgaaatcgatttccatctaactgaccattaattggtaaaattacccaattaactcacttaattgatcaattgcaccaaatgatgactagctaaatgaaatcaaagaccaattatatatagtcgaattgactgtaacaacctctttcaagaaccgagatcacaattatttggagtatcaacaatactatcaataacacacggaagtatactttctattttCAATAGTAGGGTATTCTCCGAAAATTAGGGCAGCAtttcctttatattattgactaccagtcggactcaagccgacaccaacaatcaatcacaCAACCAACAATTAATCCAGATGTAGACCAATCAACTTCCGCCTTCTAAACTCACTATTTCACCACCATACATAATACTAATCAGTATAACTCATAtctttagttcaacttaagattatagcgaacaattcttattataccatacctttttTTATATCTTCTGATTACAACagaatatcactactgagtacagttacaaattaaaaattcttttagttcgtgtttcaattcaagctctctaattaacaatttatcCATCCTTGAAAATATACACTTATTTTTATGAGTcacttgttcaacttctgataaccagcATGTGGTCAACACTATTATAATCTTGTAAAAGAATTCCTTTGGTTTTAAAGCATTACTTCTTAAAAATTGTTACAATCAAACCACCATAacttcatctccccttatgtctttccatactgAACCTTCTTTCTAACCCAGTTAtaagcatcaaatttaccataactcacttacttgagtggggaaagcccaaccattccTTGATGAACACATTCAGAGTTTGTTtgtaactagcatttcttcgatcttgaatattcatgataaatatctcccacatgattgaggttggcttcatcttcacaacgtattaatcgattatctggttattattaagaatttcttcattcgcttccattgtccaatcaatcatttgccttatccgatatacgcaGCTTTGCTTTCCTATTTTTTTTCTAGTTAATTCACCTCATACGGTTTGCTAACTACTTCAATTAATGCCAAAATCTCAGACTTAGaatgtatcatgtatacagatttccaCTTTCGATTTGATGTCGTCGCGATAACCACGTTATTGGCATAATGATTCTTCTttgcacgtaaatgtccaccatttattggcttgtaATCATCCATACTCATCATACAACTCCATCTGCTACACAGGTTCATTTCACGtcctttttaaaatattcaaaggaTTGAcattacacaagaaggaatttgtgtatatgattctgattagaaaccttttgtaaggaataagagtacaaggaaacaatcggaaagATCCATGAATCAAGAAATTATAATTGAAGAGGGAAAAAAATTAATGATGATTtggatatgagtgagacaaccatatttgtactcaagatggccagtatttcatactatatggcatacaacacatgattaggtggtgtcccTCCAGACACTTTGTCATTTCGataaagcgtcacaccataacactgtttgtctcaatcagaagaTAAGACTTGAgggaaaaatgattttgaaaggaatacaacaattttcttatcacctcatagagctGATTATGAATGAggttcatactttattcaagattcataagaacGAATGGTATTATAGAAAAGGATTATAGCATTGGTCGTCATCCACATTTCATCTATTTACAGCTTCAATGTTGATTCAATCAATATATTCCAATatgagtcatatattaactttatAAAGTTCTCTGGCATGCCTTCTtaatcgatcattagaataaatttCCTCTGTACtgggtcttgtatctttagcgtcgcGCTTCCATATTTATAATCCGACTCTATTTGCagtcttacgagatttacaatcataacttcaaatttcgaTTATGCTGCTGATCGTTCAACATATCGCCTTCTTTGATAATAATGTTTTTCCTTTAAAAAGTCTGGAGATTTTcttaatcttctttgctcgtactcGGCTTCTCGTAAATTGACGTATTCTTTGAATTCTAATAGTCTTAtaaattggatgaatagtttctctgtacattggttctgtcgttaaacttatcaaacaatatttgcattcTGCCGTTAGGAACAATCAAATCTTCTccataatagcgggtccacttggccttctaaacgaactatactaacttctagaacaagtattcttctaAATAATCCAAATCTTATAACAATCGAGAAACTTAAGGAGTAATTGaacaaccaagtttttaaaacttattttgtttaaaggaattttagaaaaatttgttaagaaaatctcttttgaacactgttttaaaattttgaaaatcatacacctggtcgtcaatactatatgagttggttgtcgtccttctcaactatcacaaggaatccaattaggaaaacaatcagataagagcccattcatttccatatatcttctaccccttattgggtccattttgccttcattggtcaacaaaacttcagttaccgttgcatactatcttattcgtaacttcacttttagtcttccatactggtaacattcCCATCATCAACTCTTACggttactaagtataacaaatctatctagtaatcatcagatttattttataacacaaggtcgatttatatcacattacttctatACGTATCATGTTTGATCATAACATCATCATATAATTTTCAAGAAAACTCTCGATTTTCAATCCTCTTAAATTTCTTTAAagatccatctagctcactccacaagataatcgtgggtggcatactcattagtagctccatacaacctggtagcagctatccttTGGAATAACTATATTCTCTCTCTAAGTTCCTTCCCACTTTTCTTAATACCTCGTACTCACTAaatgttgtagctctcgaatccatcctcataggtgttgTTACTTCAAAAGACGAGTTTTAAACTTATGGTATAGGACAAGGTGTAGGGTAGATAGAAAAGATGCACTCACagctgaatatccggtagaaccgGAATTAGCATatgggggattctcgaatagggAGTCTCGCATCAGAGGAGGGGATAATAACGTGAAAAGGTGCAATCACCACAACAGGATGTAATATGGCTAACACCGGTGGACGAGCAGGGCatgaatcagatgatggtccTCTGACTGAATGCTAtgaatgatcagacgatcccGGGATAAAAGAATCTGTCATCGCAGCTATCTAAAAATCAcgtcgctagataagaatctcgaatctcatcatgaatcataccaaaacctattgTACAGTCGCattcaacctctcgacgttctatctttctatttcctaatcatAATCCTCTATcaattcccgacaatctaggcttgtttcagtgacttaaaacctggctctgataccaaactgtaatgccctccaaacccgggtcagaagtttggggtccacaacacacacacaccatatttaaacctgtatataaaatatgatttaaaagcttatgacgtctatgtgacgattagaataatatgataTTGAATATTAaaagatacttgtgatgcctagcagagtcagcgagGCATAAGAAAGGGAAGTCGGTGATCCATAAATAAAatcgaagcgtagaaagagaagacAAGTGATTGATGAACAAAATCAAGGCatagaaagaaaaaaaaagtgattgatgagtaaaacggttagatgagtacaagtaaagttggaaatcatctatgataaggcaagtacttatgaaccttcttcaagatatattgcaactATTTTCGAACTGTCTCATAACATGtcactattattcaaaataactcatgttttatattgcaagcgctttaaactatttaaccttgaaccctgattcttattgatcttgagccataagccttattcttcataaatcattgattgttgaattcccagatatgagccagacacatacgatactactccataaatacatatctaccatatactgatttctgatattgaattgcttgacataccaacccttattccttgtttaacagaagaccaatccttggaaaCCTTGAatccttggtcttctactttctgattttttccttgattgaaagccaatctttttgaattccttgttataccttcatggtattgtgaaatGCCATATGTTTCaaaataaatgttgtttatgattcagcttattgaattacattgattatcatattgaattgtttttagaattggatggttttataaatgcggaccagattcgtggttggacaagattcgtggtcataataggccaatgcgtgccttggatccagtatataaagcaaagctgggagccttgctcggggttagtgtgtgactgatcagcagcctaaccttggtttttaaaataaaaagtgaatatccaattctaatcattgcttattcagaaacttgattcttctgaatcatttcaattgattattgtttaacctccgttattgctattatgacttgttgagctagttagctcactcttgcaaactttttatgttttcaacagctGAAAAGCAAATTGTTGGTAatgaggattcccagtccagtgtgcgagctaggattccaggttagTTAGATTGAGCTAtcaggagctttatattatagatgagttatgcaagattgtaagaacgatatcattatcagttgtaagttgaacaagttgggatttggtatgatgtaataaaagttaaggttgtggcttgttttcatactttaacctgttgcgttCCGTGGTTGTAAAAAGAAAGGTcaatacatataatattttatatacaggtttaaatatggtgtgtgtgtgtgtatgtgtgttatggaccccaaacttctgacccgggtttggaggacgttccacgccgtcttgggtatatcttatgccttaatctttaactgatgatatccagatcttaaGTCGATCTTCGAAAAACACgtagctccttttagctgatcaagCAAGTCATCGATTTGTGggagagggtacttattcttgatagtcaacttattcaattcacgataattaatacacaatctcatgcttccatctttcttctttacaaacagcaccggtgctccccacggggaaACAATCGGttgaataactcctttatccaacaattcttgtaatTGCGTCGCTAGTTCCTTCATTTTAATGGGCAACATTTGATAAGgggctttcgaaactggttctatTCCAGGAGCCAAATAAATCATGAATTCCAtctctcgatctggaggtagtccaggtaattcatcggAAAACACGTCAGGAAACTCTCTAACAACAGGAATGTCCTAGATTTTTAAAGATTCCTTCTCTACATCCTTCACATGATCCAAAtaagcttcacatccttgtcgtaaCAATCTTCTCGTCTGAATCGCCGTTAGAAACTTCTTATCTTGtctctttcctttgaatatcactttCGCTCCATCCTTGGTTCTCAATTTCACCCTCTTATTTCTACAATCGATTTGCGCATTGTGGTTTGCTAATCAATTCATTCTGAGAataacatcgaattctcctaacttaaacggaattaagtcagcagaaaacTGCCGACCTTCTATAACGATATCGCAATTGGGACAAATTCTATCGGCAGTAACTCTTCCCTGATTTGTTACTTCTATAATCAAGTTAGATTCTAAAGGGTACGCAACACACTTTAGTCTATCAAcaatactttcagaaataaatgatttagtagctccagaatccattaacactttgacttctactgagtttatagcAAGCGTACCTGCTACCACATATGCATCTTGCActgcatctttcattgtcatgttaaatgTTCGCGCCCTTGGCTGTACTGTATGTGCTGGTGGAGGCGGTGGTCCAGTAATCCTAAGAATATTTTCCTTCTAAACAGGCTCCTTACAATTCTTTACCTTATGGCCAACTTTTCCACACTTTAAAAAAGTCAACTCCAGCTTTCCCGAACTATTTGTGCATTCAGATGAATAATgtcctttctggttacacttgaagcACGTCACGTTGAGCTTATTGCATCTTCCggggtgtctctttccacaagtCTTGCATTCCTAAATTTGGGGTCTACTATCCTTCATCGAATGCCCAGCTTTCTGAAAGCGATTATTTTAATTCTCATTTCCAGGCTTAAACTTCAGGAATTTCTGAATCTGACTTCCCATATTCTTTCCAAACTTCCCCCTAACTTGGAATTTCCTTGATCTTGTTCCGAATCCTCAAActttcttttatttccttcacTTTCCCTTTTAGTTGCTTCTctttttccttataaaatcatGGCTTTTTATACCAAAGTAGCATAAGTCCTTGTCTCAAGAAGAGCCATTTGAATACGAATCCATGGCTTgattccttgttgaaatcttttAGCATTCTTCACTTCTGTATTCACATACTTGGGCACAAACCTTGCTAACTCTGAAAACTTTACTTCATATTCAGCTACCATCATATTCTCTTGCTTTAAATCCAAGAACCTCATATGCAACCGGTCTTGCATGTAACTCGGTaagtacttctccaagaatagctctgtaaacttctcccaagatatAGCTTCTCCTTCTAGAAATGTCGTAGTAGATTCCCACAAGTAACTAGCCTCATCCTtaaggtaataacttgcatactgcgCCTTCTTATCATTTTTAACCTCCGCTAACTCAAAGGCCTtctccatttctctcaaccaggATTGAGCTTTAATTGGATCTGGCAAACCTACAAACTCTGGGGGTTGAACAtattgaaaatgtttgaagttcCCGACTCTAGGAGCTGAGGGTTGTTACAAAAGTTAGAAGAGTCAGTTCATCATAGGGGTTTCTTGTTTTGAGTTTGAGTTCCTTCTTCTTGGTGATTTGGTGAAGTGGCCATTTTATAAACCTgatgagcaattatttagcaatacgatagcatggcatacaTAACAATAAAGATTCTTTTAGAATAGTTTTgcgggttttaagttttacccagtTGCTCATGCAATCATATTACTACATAATTCACTCACCGGTTAGGGTTCTCACATGACATAAGGTGTATTATCACAAAGATGTTCGAATATGGTTACTTGGAAAATAGGATATGTAAAACATTTTAGGAAACTTAAGATTCCGCAATATGGAAACAAAATGCATAGATAGATAGTTCAGGGGATTCATTGGATTCTTGCAAGATAATCACACTACATAGATAAATAGTTCCAATACAATAAGTTTTgggaataaggtacaataatatagtaGGGtaaaa carries:
- the LOC141691129 gene encoding uncharacterized protein LOC141691129, whose product is MEKAFELAEVKNDKKAQYASYYLKDEASYLWESTTTFLEGEAISWEKFTELFLEKYLPSYMQDRLHMRFLDLKQENMMVAEYEVKFSELARFVPKYVNTEVKNAKRFQQGIKPWIRIQMALLETRTYATLGSNPPEFGSVLEVFQPPEKLHSGGHGVWPAGRSGKMTRGVKLQFGP